Proteins from a genomic interval of Ictalurus furcatus strain D&B chromosome 2, Billie_1.0, whole genome shotgun sequence:
- the LOC128616661 gene encoding glycoprotein integral membrane protein 1-like encodes MASYWGIFIFVICSLLVCASTETRQFGTENVINVTAVSENEESTYNVQISLNVTLADNKTTVNGVPLKPSEVMRMPCHGLLCEYGSKYLRSGLSDRLDDSIVWQPDVWEVKLLLNQTSEEVTQEQNIYPARSSKIVAMPRENDVIMTEEFIAKTVEDQVLHTTSHYPLRQAETTQEETAAPGKLPETPLRMEPSVLYEDAPEENVNPDDLLPDVPLRQSPSSYNVVCRWVEELRDRLKRFCSESLPLFFLIMWVVVVGVVGSAVIIKILDILFPTCEHKGFFHLNPETLMPEEEKQSLIENVELVVEEQEQSHVKGEQY; translated from the exons ATGGCGTCGTACTGGGGAATATTTATATTCGTTATCTGTTCACTTTTGGTCTGTGCTTCGACAGAGACGCGACAGTTTGGCACG GAAAACGTGATTAACGTGACTGCAGTTAGCGAAAATGAAGAGTCGACCTACAACGTGCAg ATAAGCTTGAATGTCACCCTGGCGGACAATAAAACTACCGTCAACGGGGTTCCGCTCAAGCCGTCAGAGGTGATGAGGATGCCGTGCCACGGTTTGCTGTGTGAGTACGGCTCCAAGTATCTTAGGAGCGGGTTATCTGATaggt TAGATGACAGTATC GTCTGGCAGCCCGACGTGTGGGAAGTGAAACTGCTGCTGAACCAGACCTCTGAGGAGGTCACCCAGGAGCAAAACATCTACCCGGCGAGATCCAGCAAGATCGTCGCCATGCCACGAGAAAACGACGTCATCATGACCGAAGAGTTCATCGCTAAAACAG TCGAGGACCAGGTCCTACACACAACCAGTCACTACCCACTGAGGCAGGCTGAAACCACGCAGGAAGAGACGGCCGCTCCGGGAAAGCTTCCGGAGACGCCACTGCGCATGGAACCCAGTGTGCTGTACGAGGACGCACCGGAGGAGAATGTCAATCCTGACGACCTGCTGCCGGACGTTCCTCTCCGACAGTCGCCCTCGTCGTATAAC GTGGTGTGTCGGTGGGTGGAGGAGCTCAGGGACAGGCTGAAGCGCTTCTGCTCCGAGTCTCTGCcgctcttcttcctcatcatgtGGGTGGTGGTCGTCGGCGTCGTCGGCTCCGCGGTCATCATCAAGATCCTCGACATCTTGTTTCCCACGTGCGAACACAA GGGTTTCTTTCATCTGAACCCGGAGACCCTGATGCCggaggaggagaagcagagCCTGATCGAGAACGTAGAGCTGGTGGTGGAGGAGCAAGAGCAGAGCCATGTGAAGGGAGAGCAGTACTGA